The genome window ATCATCCGCCTGACCGGAGGATAATCGTCATGACGCAAGCTCCTGACATCGGTTATCGCGCCTATGTCACCAGAATCGTCGAGAAAATCGTTGATCCCGCGCAGGCAATCCTGAGCTATCAGGAGCTGGTCGTGGAGGAAGTGCGCGAGGTTGGCCCTGCCGAAACGCTGCCGGATCTGGAGACAGTGCTCCATGCAGCCCGTGAATTGAACGCCATGATCAAGCGGCTTCTCGATCGGGAAGTGTCCGACGCCAGCGGCATCCCCACCGGACTTGCCATGTTGCGGCATGATTTGCGTACGCCGATGAATGCGATAATCGGTTATTCGGAAATGATCCTGGAGGATTTTGCCGACAGCCTGTCGCAACGCATCGCAGATGACATATCGAGGGTTATCAATGAAGGCCGAAATCTACTTGAGCAGATCGATGCTGGGCTGGACATTTCCTCTTTTGATCGCGGTGAAGAACCGGGAAACCAGACCGATGCAACGATCGCGGCTAACCTGGCACGAACGATAGCGGCTGGACCATCCGCGCGGCCTGAGGAGACAGGCCGCATCCTTGTCGTTGATGACTCCGCCTCAAACCGCGATCTGCTGGCGAGGCGTCTTGGTCGTGAGGGACATACCGTTGTTGCGGCAAGCTCTGGCGAAGAAGCACTCAAAATCCTGGAGACCCAGGAATTCGACCTTGCGCTGGCCGACATCCTGATGCCCGACATGAACGGCATCGAGCTGCTCGGCCGCCTGAAGTCGGATGCGCGTTTGCGCGAGATTCGTGTCATCATGATTTCGGGCCTGAAGGATCATGACGCAGTCATCCGTTGCATTGAAGCGGGGGCCGAAGACTATCTCCAAAAACCGATCGATCCGATCCTGTTGCGGGCGCGCATTACCGCCTGTCTTGAACGCAGTCGCTGGCGCGAACGGGAAAGGCGATATCTGTCTCAAATCGAGTTCGAAAAGAAACGGGCCGATGAACTGCTTCACGCAATTCTTCCAAGGCAGGTGATAAGGCGGCTGGCTGACGGTGAAGAGGTAATCGCCGACCGTATCGAGACGGCCACGATCATTTTTGCAGATATTGTCAATTTTACAGAGTATGCAGCGCGAACACCGGCAGCGGCATTGGTGCAACGGCTCGGTAATCTGTTTTCACGTTTCGACGAACTTGCCGATCAATATGGTGTCGAGAAGATCAAAACCATCGGCGATGCTTATATGGCCGCAGCCGGACTGCCCGACCCTCGCCCGGATCATGCTCTGGCCGCAGTTGCCTTTGGCAAGGCATTGCTGGCCGAAATGTCCAGTGGCATGGGGCCGAAGCCTCCTCTTACCCTGCGCATTGGAATAAACACCGGGCCGGTGATCGCCGGTCTGATCGGCCGGAAACGATTTGTCTATGACGTGTGGGGACATACGGTCAACGTTGCCAGCCGGATGGAATCCTACGGAATTCCGGGACGAATTCAGGTATCGCAGAGCACGTTCGAAGCGCTCGGGGCGAACGCCATGGATGCTCACCAGAAAGTGATGGAGATAAGGGGGATCGGCAAATACACTACCTACGTGCTTTCCTGAATCGGAGGAACGGCAAGAGCTGCCAGGCATGTGTTTTGTGCCAACCAACCTGTTCGATGAACAAGTCAGTTTTCTATCTTCGAGGAGTTGAATGATGATCGTCAATCGCCGTCAGTTGATTGCAGCGTCCGGTGCGGCGCTTGCCGGTACTGTTCTTTCACCGGCAATATCCGCGTTCGCCGCCACCGCCCTTGTACAAACAAAGCTCCCTTACGACGAGAATGCGCTTTCGCCGACGATTTCTGCCCGGACGGTAGGCCTGCACTATGGCAAACATCACGCCGGCTATTTCAAGAAACTGAACACGCTGGTGCAAAACACAGCCTATGCCGATTTGTCGCTTGAGGAGATCGTCACAAAATCCAGCGCGGCGAAAGACCAGCCGATTTTCAATCAGGCGGCACAAGCCTGGAATCATGATTTCTACTGGGCACAATTCAACGGTGGGCCCGCGGCGCCAACCGGCAGTTTCAAAGAAGCCGTCGAGCGTGATTTTGGCGGGATGGACGGCTTGAAGAAGAAAGTCGTTGAGACCTCGGATACGGTTTTTGGCACCGGTTGGGTCTGGCTCGTCAAAGACAATGAGAAACTTGATGTCCTTGGATTGCCGGACGCAGGCACTCCCCTCGCGGTCGGCAAGGTCCCTATCATTGGAATCGATGTGTGGGAGCACGCCTATTATCTCGACTACGAAAACCGCCGTACCGAACATGTGGGCGCTGTTCTCGACAACCTTGTCAACTGGCGCTACGCGAGCGAGCAATTCTAGCGTAAGTTTTGCCTATTTAGAGCCGATCATAAATGCATATGCGGGCTGCGAAAGTGAAACTGGCCGAGGTTTTCGGCAGGTGCCGTTCGCGCTTCAACCCTGTATTGAAGAACCTTTTCGCGGGCATGACGAACGGTCTCACGGACGATTGCCGCTTTCATCGCCCCCGGCTGTCCGCCGTCAGTCCGCATCGACGTAATCCGTAAGCTCCCAATTTTCATCCCGGACGGCGGGCCGGTCATCAACCTCCGCTTGGTAGGCCAGAACGATGATGGCAAAGAATGCCAGAACCAGGGTAAAATCATGCATCTGCTTATCCTCATCCCGGGGGCGGATCAGAGAGCCGGCCTAAGCACGGCATGCCAAAAGTCTAAGACAATGGTGTTCTAATGGAGGCACCACGTGGGCAATTGGAGGGAATTTGCTCACCTTGCATTTACTGCGTCAGGCAAAAGCAGTTGCAACTCTTGATTGCGGTTGGCCCGATAGCGCATGGATCGCGCGCAGCGGCGATCGAAAGTCTGATTGAAAGGATATTCCCATCGATTTCTGAGCGGGTTTACAAAATAAATTCGGATGGCAAGTCAGCGCCTATGACATTCAACACCTGGATGGAAAAGTCCGTCCAGCCATCGCCGTCCAGATCGCCTTCGACAAATCCGTAATATTGATCGAGGAAATATTCAAACCGCAGTTCACCGGCAACACCTGAAAACGGCGCCTCTCCGACATAGTGGAATGCCTGATCGCCATTGATAGCGGAATTCGCGTCTATGGTACTGAGGTCAATAATGTCATCAGCGCCAACACCATCGATGGTGGTGCCGATCTCAGCCGCGGAGTTATAGACAAAAGTGTCCCTGCCACCCCCGCCCCAAAAATAGTCATCCCTGCTGGCAATGAATGTATCATCTCCCGCGCCTCCGAGCAGAAAATCGACGTCCAGACCACCAATGAGCGTGTCGTTGCCGTCGCCGCCCTCCAGCCAGTCCCGGCCGTCACCGCCGTTCAGCGTGTCATCCGCGTCACCGCCTTTTATCGTGTCATAGCCGTCGCCGCCGTTGATGGAAACCCGCGTCAGGCTGGCGCTGCCGTCGAAGATGTCGGCAAAGGCGCTCCCGAAAATGCTCTCGACGGATATCAGTGTGTCGCCGGCAAGGTTTATCCGGTCGATGCTGGCATTGACTGACTCTGCACTGGCCGAATAGTCCACAGAATCGATACCGTCGCCGCCGTCGATAATATCGCGGCCCGGAACACCGATGAACCGGTCGTAACCGCCTGCGCCATGCAGCGTATCGTCGCCTTCACCGCCGTCGATGATGTCCCGGCCGTCGCCGCCATCGATCCAGTCATTCCCCGCCCCGCCGAGAAGATGGTCATCGCCAGCACCGCCGCTCAGCCGGTCGATGCCGGTGCCGCCGTCGAGGGTATCGTTGTTGTCGCCGCCACGCAGCCAGTCGTCCCCGTCGCCGCCGAGAAGGTGATCGGGGCCGATACCACCATCGAGCCAGTCATTGCCAAGGCCGCCAATCAGAGTGTCGGCCCCAGCGCCACCATTCAACCGGTCATCGCCGGTGCCGCCGTCAAGCGTATCGCTGCCATCGCCGCCATAGAGCCAGTCATCGCCATCCTGACCATAGATGTGATCGTCACCGGCAGCACCATCTATCCAGTCGGTGCCCGCGGCACCGACGAGATGATCGGCACCCGGTCCGCCTTTCAGCCGTTCGCCATCCAGCAGGTCCCCGCTGTCAAGCGGCAGCAGGAGTCCTGAATAGATCCGATCAGCTATTCTCGGCATATCACCCTCACATCATGAAATCATTCACGTTCCAGTCGTGATCGAAGTCGCCATGGACCTGGATCACCAGATCAGCCTTGCCATCACCATCGACATCGCCTTCGATATGCACATAGTCCTGGGAGGGAGCGTTATCCGGCACGACAACCCGCAATTCTCCGGCGGCACCGGTGAAATCACCGCTGCCGATAAAGTGGAACGCCTGATCGCCATTCACGGATGTGTCGGCGTCGATGGGCCTCAGATCGAACTTGTCGCCCTCGGCGAAATTGAAATCAGTGATCGTGTCGGCAGGCGGTTCCCGACCTCCCTGAATGCCTTGCACGGCATTGCTAAAACGGAACGTGTCGGCCCCGGCTCCACCCGTCAGCATATCATAGCCTAAATAGCCATCGAGGACGTTGTTGCCAGCATCACCGGTAAGGACGTCGTTGTAAATGCCGCCGGACAGATTCTGAAAGTTTGACAGGGTGTCCCCATCTGAATTTTCGCCAGTGGCGAGATTGACGCTCACCCCGGCTCTGGCATCGGCATAGGATAGCGTATTGATACCGCTGCCCCCATCCATGACGTCACTGCCGGCGCCCCCGGTAATCGTATCATTGCCATCACCGCCGGATAGCCAGTCATTGCCGGCACCACCGCTGACTCTGTCGTTACCCGCACCGCCGCTCATACGGTCGACGCCAGCACCGCTGCGCAGGAAGTCATGGCCTTCGCCGCCATGTACCCAATCATCGCCGTCGCCGGTAAAGACGTTATCGGAACCCGCGCCCGCATTAATCCAATTTGTCAGACGCCCGCCCGAACCGCCGGTGATAGTGTCGTTGCCCTCACCGCCGCTCAGGCGGTTCTCGCCTTCCCCTCCAGCAATCGCATCATTGCCATCGCCGCCATAGATCCAGTCACCCTTGTCGCCGACTTCGGCGCCGTTACCGCCATCGAGATGGTCGTCGCCAAGACCGCCGTCGATCCAGTCACTTCCCGCGGCACCAATGATATAGTCCCCATCGGCACCGCCATGCAGCTGGTCGTCACCGTCGCCACCGTTCATGCGGTCGATACCGGCAGCGCCATCAAGTATGTCATTGCCGGCATAGCCGGAAATCCAGTCGTCACCGGGACCGCCCAGGAGCGTATCGTCGCCGGAGGTGCCGGCAATATTGTCTCCGGGAACCGCGAGCGTATCATTGCTGGTCATGGCAAAATGCCAATGCCTGTCGTCCTGCTCGAAACGAGCCTGATCAACCATCTCCTCCTCCTGGGCTTTCTCCTCACATCATAAAGTCGTTAGCCGACCAATCATGATCGAAATCGCCGCTGACCTGGATGACAAGGTCGGCCGTGCCGTCACCATTGATGTCGGCCTCGATGTGCACATAATCCTGGGGCGAGGCATTGTCCGGAACAACGACTCGCAATTCACCGGCCGCACCGGTGAAGTCGCCACCGCCGATGAAGTGAAAGTCCTGATTGCCCGCCGCGCTGGTATCGGCATCGATCCTGCTCAGATCGATCTTGTCTCCTTCGTCCGAGCTGAAATCGACGATACTATCGGCATAGGCCTGGCCATCGTGTTGCTGGTCACCCCGCTCGGCATGATCGAAGCGGAAGATGTCGGAGCCAGCGCCGCCCGCCAGCACATCGAAGCCGAATCCGCCAGCGAGGACATTGTTGCCCGCATTGCCGGTAAGGAAGTCGGCATACTGACTGCCGGTCAGATTCTCGACTTCGACCAGTGTATCGCCAGTCGAATTCTCGCCCGTGGAAAGATCGATGGTGAGCCCGCTTGCGAATGTTGTGTAATCGACCGTGTCGGTACCTGCACCACCAACGATGATATCGGCACCGTCACCACCGACCAGAAGGTCATCGCCGTTGCCACCGGCCAGAACGTCATCCCCGGCACCGCCCAACAGCGTATCATTGCCGTCGCCACCGAGGAGAATGTCGTCGCCGGCTCCGCCATCGAGGTGGTCATCGCCCGCGCCGCCTTCGAGAGTGTCAGCGCCATTGCCGTCTGCACCGCCAGCCAGCCAGTCGTTGCCATCACCACCAAGGAGATGGTCATCGCCGGTGCCGCCGTTCAACCTGTCGTCGCCTCTGCCGCCCCAGAGCGTGTCGTTGCCATCGCCACCGCGCAGCCAGTCATCGCCGTCGTCGCCAAGCAGCTGATCCGCGCCTGCGCCGCCGTCGAGCCAGTCGGTGCCCGTGCCGCCAATGAGCGAATCGTTGCCGGCACCGCCGTTCAAGCGGTCGTCACCGTCATCGCCGATAACCGTGTCATTGCCGTTGCCACCGTAGAGCCAGTCTTCACCATCTCCGCCTTCCAGACGGTCATCGCCGTCGCCGCCATCCATCCAGTCGCTGCCGGCACCACCGGCGACATAGTCAGCACCCGCGCCGCCGTTCAACCGGTCGTCACCTTCGCCGCCGTTCAGCCGGTCCTCGCCTTCACCGCCGATGAGCGTGTCATTGCCCTCGCCGCCACGCAGCCAATCATCGCCTGCACCACCATTGAGATAGTCGGCGCCTGCTCCGCCATCCAGCCAATCCGTGCCCGCGCCGCCAAGGAGCTTGTCGTCTCCCTCGTCGCCGCTCAGCCGATCCTCGCCCGCACCGCCGTCAAGCGTATCGTTGCCGTCGCCGCCATGGAGCCAGTCCTCGCCCTCGCCACCGAGGAGCGTGTCATCACCCGCGCCGCCATCGAGCCAATCGGTGCCAGCGCCGCCTGACAATGTGTCGTTGCCATCGCCTCCCGCCAGGCCGTCATCGCCGGCAAGACCCACCAGTACATTGTCGCCGCTGTCGCCCGACAGCCTGTCGCCGAAGGCCGAACCCACGAGATTCTCGAAGCCGGTGGCAAGCCGGTCGCCTTCCGCGTCGCCGCCCCAGGTACCGAGAACACCCAGCCCGTTGAGACCGCCAAGATGAACGAACACCGCCTCGGGCGAACTCTCGTAACCCAGCGTGTCGACACCATCGCCGCCGAACAGCAGATCGGAACCGCCCTTGCCCTCGATGTAGTCATTGGCGCTGCTGCCAAAGATCCGGTCGTCATCGTCGCTGGCGATAATTACCTGGTCGACGCCATTGCCTGGATGAATATCGACGAGCTCAAGCAGGGTTTCGGTCAGCGCCATTTTAGGCCTCCATTTCGGACAGATTCGGGACTGTTTATTTGTCTATAGTTCGGCAATGAACTACAAAACAATCATCAAGCCAAATGAAATTTTGATTACGTAGTATTCTTTAAATGTAATGCCAATGTACTTCAAAATTTGAATTATTTTCTTCTTGAAATTATTGTTACTTTTCAATGGAAGCGAATTCCCACCAGACGTGGCGGAGGGCCAAAAATGGGCTTGGGGCATTCCTGCAAGCCAAAGTGCGGCGGCCTACCGTACCGCATGGTACGGTGCAATCGTCTCGCTGTCGGGACCGATGGCTGCAAGGGCAATTGCGGCTGCCCTCGCGGGAAAATCCGACACGGGCATGCCGGTTCTTGGACGACTTCAAACACGAATGGTCAATTTTTCAGAAATTCTGCCGATTCTCATACTAAAAACTGCGAAAATGGGACGAGTTTATCAACCTGTGCGCGAAATTTTGATGCAGGCGGTTGAATTTTCGGCTTTTCGTCAGAACTTGCCAACGACGTTGAGGAAGACCCCTTCGTCGTTAAGGGTGAGGTCTCTGAGGTCGTCGGAGAAGCAGCCGAAATTATAGCCAACGCCGATCTTGAAGTTATCGCCGACATTGCGGTAGAGCGCGACGAGCGCGCCGTAGTCGGTCGTCTTGGCCTCCGGCATGGCGAGGACCCGGCCTTCGACCAGCGCATCCCAGCTCTTGATGAAACTGACATCCGCCCGGATGATTCCGAGGTGGGCCGTGGAGGTTTCCCAGTCGGAAAAGGCCCCGCGATCCTCATCCAGTCGTTGCCGCACCTCGCCAAAACGCATGCCAACTGCGACGCCGCCCGAATCGGTGGTGAGGTTATAGGTACCCGCCTTGTAGATATACCAATCGACCCAGGCCGTGTCGGGACCGGCCGAGAACTCGCTGGGCTTCCCAGCTGAGACTCCAAACGTATGATCTAGGTTTGCGATGACGAGTTTGGCGACGAGATCGATGCCAGCCCCATCGACAGAGCCGGCGTTCTTGAAGATCGCTCGCTTGCCCTGTCCAGTGCCGACGGTTGTCGTTTCTACGATATCAGGCAAATTTACCAGAACAAGTTTGCCAGCCGCTGCCGGCGCAACGTCCAGGACTGACAGAAGCAGCAAAAGGAAGAGCGCAAGGATGTTCTGGAAACGGGATATGCCTGTGCTTTCAGGTCGTGCGCAATAAGTCTTCATTTTGAAAATACCCAGTCTGAAAATTCATAATCGAAATTCGAAAAATGCAACTTCAGGTAGTTATTTCAGAAATACGACGCGATTAAAAAGAGAAACGAACACGAATCACTGACACATATGCAACTTATGCTGTCAATTTGAATACATTAACCCAAGAGTTGTAGTCAATCCGCAACTTTAGTTGTATAACTCTTAGCATTATTCGTAAGTTATACAATCTATGATTGCATACAGGAATGTGCGCTTCCTGCCGAGGGCCGGTTGATCGGGTAGTTTTGCGCCGGAGCCCCAGTGAGTTCCAGGCTGCCACAAATCGAGTTCATGTTCGTCGTTGCAACCCTGGCTCCGGTCAACTAATATATTAATTCGAATTGGAGACACCATGGACACCCTTAACCCACCCAGGCACCTGCGCCTTCACGCCAGCGACAATGTCGTTGTGGCAGTTGATACATTTCAAATTGGCCAGAGCATTGAAGGGGTGGCCGTCACGGATCGCGTACCGCGCGGGCACAAACTCGCATCCCGATTGATTGCCGCAGGCGAGCCCGTCCGCAAGTTTGGCCAGATCATCGGCTCTGCTTCGAAGCGGATCGAGCCGGGCGAGTGGGTACATGAGCACAATCTCAACTATAGTGATTTTGTGCGCGAGCCGGATGCGGCCCATGCGATCTATGCCAACGGCATTCTGCCGGCCCATGAGCGTGCGACCTTCGAAGGGTTCCGCCGTGCCAATGGCCGCGCTGGGACACGCAACTATATCGGCGTTCTGACTTCGGTGAATTGTTCCGCTTCCGTTGCCCGCTTCATCGCCGAAGCCGTGCAGAAATCGGGGCTGCTCGATGACTATCCGATGGTCGATGGCATCATTCCCCTCGTCCATGGCGGCGGCTGCGCGCTCGATGTAAAGGGCGAGGGCTACGAAGTCCTGAAGCGGACCCAGTGGGGCTATGCAACCAATCCGAACATCGCCGCTGTGCTGATGGTCGGTCTCGGTTGCGAAGGCTTCCAGATCGGCCGCTGGAAAGAAGCCTACAACATTGTCGAGAGCGACACATTCCGCAGCCTGACAATCCAGGAGGTGGGCGGTACACGCAAGACGATGGAAGCAGGCGTCGCTGCCGTGCGGGACATGCTGCCGGTGGCTGCCAATGTGAAGCGCGAGACCATTCCCGCATCCGAGTTGATGCTTG of Phyllobacterium zundukense contains these proteins:
- a CDS encoding adenylate/guanylate cyclase domain-containing protein, with the protein product MTQAPDIGYRAYVTRIVEKIVDPAQAILSYQELVVEEVREVGPAETLPDLETVLHAARELNAMIKRLLDREVSDASGIPTGLAMLRHDLRTPMNAIIGYSEMILEDFADSLSQRIADDISRVINEGRNLLEQIDAGLDISSFDRGEEPGNQTDATIAANLARTIAAGPSARPEETGRILVVDDSASNRDLLARRLGREGHTVVAASSGEEALKILETQEFDLALADILMPDMNGIELLGRLKSDARLREIRVIMISGLKDHDAVIRCIEAGAEDYLQKPIDPILLRARITACLERSRWRERERRYLSQIEFEKKRADELLHAILPRQVIRRLADGEEVIADRIETATIIFADIVNFTEYAARTPAAALVQRLGNLFSRFDELADQYGVEKIKTIGDAYMAAAGLPDPRPDHALAAVAFGKALLAEMSSGMGPKPPLTLRIGINTGPVIAGLIGRKRFVYDVWGHTVNVASRMESYGIPGRIQVSQSTFEALGANAMDAHQKVMEIRGIGKYTTYVLS
- a CDS encoding superoxide dismutase, with product MMIVNRRQLIAASGAALAGTVLSPAISAFAATALVQTKLPYDENALSPTISARTVGLHYGKHHAGYFKKLNTLVQNTAYADLSLEEIVTKSSAAKDQPIFNQAAQAWNHDFYWAQFNGGPAAPTGSFKEAVERDFGGMDGLKKKVVETSDTVFGTGWVWLVKDNEKLDVLGLPDAGTPLAVGKVPIIGIDVWEHAYYLDYENRRTEHVGAVLDNLVNWRYASEQF
- a CDS encoding calcium-binding protein — its product is MPRIADRIYSGLLLPLDSGDLLDGERLKGGPGADHLVGAAGTDWIDGAAGDDHIYGQDGDDWLYGGDGSDTLDGGTGDDRLNGGAGADTLIGGLGNDWLDGGIGPDHLLGGDGDDWLRGGDNNDTLDGGTGIDRLSGGAGDDHLLGGAGNDWIDGGDGRDIIDGGEGDDTLHGAGGYDRFIGVPGRDIIDGGDGIDSVDYSASAESVNASIDRINLAGDTLISVESIFGSAFADIFDGSASLTRVSINGGDGYDTIKGGDADDTLNGGDGRDWLEGGDGNDTLIGGLDVDFLLGGAGDDTFIASRDDYFWGGGGRDTFVYNSAAEIGTTIDGVGADDIIDLSTIDANSAINGDQAFHYVGEAPFSGVAGELRFEYFLDQYYGFVEGDLDGDGWTDFSIQVLNVIGADLPSEFIL
- a CDS encoding calcium-binding protein, which translates into the protein MVDQARFEQDDRHWHFAMTSNDTLAVPGDNIAGTSGDDTLLGGPGDDWISGYAGNDILDGAAGIDRMNGGDGDDQLHGGADGDYIIGAAGSDWIDGGLGDDHLDGGNGAEVGDKGDWIYGGDGNDAIAGGEGENRLSGGEGNDTITGGSGGRLTNWINAGAGSDNVFTGDGDDWVHGGEGHDFLRSGAGVDRMSGGAGNDRVSGGAGNDWLSGGDGNDTITGGAGSDVMDGGSGINTLSYADARAGVSVNLATGENSDGDTLSNFQNLSGGIYNDVLTGDAGNNVLDGYLGYDMLTGGAGADTFRFSNAVQGIQGGREPPADTITDFNFAEGDKFDLRPIDADTSVNGDQAFHFIGSGDFTGAAGELRVVVPDNAPSQDYVHIEGDVDGDGKADLVIQVHGDFDHDWNVNDFMM
- a CDS encoding calcium-binding protein — its product is MALTETLLELVDIHPGNGVDQVIIASDDDDRIFGSSANDYIEGKGGSDLLFGGDGVDTLGYESSPEAVFVHLGGLNGLGVLGTWGGDAEGDRLATGFENLVGSAFGDRLSGDSGDNVLVGLAGDDGLAGGDGNDTLSGGAGTDWLDGGAGDDTLLGGEGEDWLHGGDGNDTLDGGAGEDRLSGDEGDDKLLGGAGTDWLDGGAGADYLNGGAGDDWLRGGEGNDTLIGGEGEDRLNGGEGDDRLNGGAGADYVAGGAGSDWMDGGDGDDRLEGGDGEDWLYGGNGNDTVIGDDGDDRLNGGAGNDSLIGGTGTDWLDGGAGADQLLGDDGDDWLRGGDGNDTLWGGRGDDRLNGGTGDDHLLGGDGNDWLAGGADGNGADTLEGGAGDDHLDGGAGDDILLGGDGNDTLLGGAGDDVLAGGNGDDLLVGGDGADIIVGGAGTDTVDYTTFASGLTIDLSTGENSTGDTLVEVENLTGSQYADFLTGNAGNNVLAGGFGFDVLAGGAGSDIFRFDHAERGDQQHDGQAYADSIVDFSSDEGDKIDLSRIDADTSAAGNQDFHFIGGGDFTGAAGELRVVVPDNASPQDYVHIEADINGDGTADLVIQVSGDFDHDWSANDFMM
- a CDS encoding UxaA family hydrolase — encoded protein: MDTLNPPRHLRLHASDNVVVAVDTFQIGQSIEGVAVTDRVPRGHKLASRLIAAGEPVRKFGQIIGSASKRIEPGEWVHEHNLNYSDFVREPDAAHAIYANGILPAHERATFEGFRRANGRAGTRNYIGVLTSVNCSASVARFIAEAVQKSGLLDDYPMVDGIIPLVHGGGCALDVKGEGYEVLKRTQWGYATNPNIAAVLMVGLGCEGFQIGRWKEAYNIVESDTFRSLTIQEVGGTRKTMEAGVAAVRDMLPVAANVKRETIPASELMLALQCGGSDGYSGITANPALGAAVDLLVQQGGTAILSETPEIYGAEHLLIERASNPEAVQRLQAVIAWWEDYTARNKMEMNNNPSPGNKAGGLTTILEKSLGAVAKSGTTPLEAVYGYAEPVTAHGLVFMDTPGYDPVSATGQVAGGANVLAFTTGRGSAYGCKPTPSIKLATNTPMYNQMIEDMDINCGDVLDGVSIEDKGREIFERILKVASGERSKSEELGYGDAEFVPWQIGATM